Proteins encoded together in one Mercenaria mercenaria strain notata chromosome 18, MADL_Memer_1, whole genome shotgun sequence window:
- the LOC128550532 gene encoding nuclear factor interleukin-3-regulated protein-like, whose translation MTNSSHSKSDNTSPTESVYLAKSSAAVHEYDDNSNSVVYFPSRRQKEYIPESKKDYAYWEKRRTNNEAARRSRQKKSSQRLALKNQLIELTRENNKLQKELNLIKTKFGLSLDETFTGVEAEIKYREGHQPLHSASEYMTTYSQSENRTRYPSTEQESYVRGKNMSSNQASYRQPFEAHSIYSCLSSSRVITDTYYIKNTYIHSTSSYSEHFDDTCPNYLKNTKKDSNPYDFLAEDHFRQSQSTVFPPYQIHFHTSLLADPYEKSYSQPIKDIKPYSSNDACYWFYADVQEEPTFISEEESRSRKRV comes from the coding sequence ATGACAAACTCATCTCATTCGAAATCAGACAATACGTCTCCTACGGAATCCGTTTACCTAGCAAAATCGTCTGCAGCTGTCCATGAATACGATGATAACTCTAATTCAGTGGTATATTTTCCTAGCCGTAGGCAGAAGGAATACATTCCGGAAAGTAAGAAAGATTATGCTTACTGGGAGAAAAGGCGTACGAATAATGAGGCTGCAAGAAGGTCCAGACAAAAGAAGAGTAGCCAAAGGCTAGCTCTGAAAAACCAACTTATTGAACTGACCAGAGAAAACAACAAGCTCCAGAAAGAGTTAAATTTAATCAAGACAAAGTTCGGACTTTCACTTGATGAAACTTTCACAGGGGTTGAGGCTGAAATTAAATACAGGGAGGGTCATCAACCATTACATTCGGCCTCAGAATATATGACAACATATAGTCAATCAGAAAACAGGACGAGATACCCTTCCACTGAGCAGGAATCATACGTGCGCGGGAAGAATATGTCATCGAATCAGGCTTCGTATAGACAACCGTTTGAAGCACATTCCATTTATTCCTGTTTATCTTCAAGTCGGGTAATTACAGATACTTATTACATAAAAAACACTTACATACATTCCACCAGTTCATACTCAGAACACTTCGATGATACATGTCCAAATTATCTTAAAAACACAAAGAAAGATTCTAATCCTTATGATTTTCTGGCAGAGGACCACTTCCGTCAATCACAGTCAACTGTATTTCCGCCATATCAGATTCATTTTCACACTAGTCTCTTGGCAGACCCGTATGAGAAATCATACTCTCAGCCAATTAAAGATATAAAACCATACAGTTCAAACGATGCTTGTTACTGGTTCTATGCAGATGTCCAAGAAGAGCCAACTTTCATTAGTGAAGAAGAGAGCCGGTCCAGAAAACGTGTCTAG